A stretch of the Aphis gossypii isolate Hap1 chromosome 2, ASM2018417v2, whole genome shotgun sequence genome encodes the following:
- the LOC114132767 gene encoding syntaxin-5 gives MTTRRRRGNSDSDQTFTNNFNTQESSVIYSKEKEINKIMPRDRTAEFNSAVRSLQGRQIARAVQVRDVKKVKALQSYGEFMMIAKSVGFNISNTYAKLEKLTLLAKRKSLFNDRPQEIQELTYIIKEDLNSLNQQIAKLQEVAKLQKAAQNNVGRKHLLSHESSVVLSLQSKLANMSNEFKLVLEIRTKNLKHAKSRRDQFSQGNNLAALSDSSSLVPRQNSLLMSSNQCAINMDNNGDQDRLQQVTQQTQAMAVYDNTDQYLYSRAETMQNIESTIVELGGIFQQLAHMVKEQEEMVERIDSNVQDAELSIEAAHTQILRYFQSVTSNRWLMIKIFGILIFFFIFFVVFVS, from the exons ATGACTACTCGAAGAAGACGAGGAAATTCTGATTCAGATCAAACGTTCACAAATAATTTCAACACTCAGGAGTCTTctgttatttattcaaaagaaaaagaaataaataaaataatgccaCGAGACCGTACTGCTGAATTCAATAGTGCAGTCAGATCCCTTCAAGGTCGACAAATAGCAAGAGCTGTGCAAGTTCGAgatgtaaaaaaagttaaagctCTTCAAAGCTATGGAGAGTTTATGATGATAGCCAAAAGTGTTGGATTCAATATTAGTAATACTTAtgcaaaattagaaaaattgaccTTAC TTGCCAAAcggaaatcattatttaatgacCGACCTCAGGAAATTCAAGAGttgacatatattattaaagaggATTTGAATAGTTTAAATCAACAAATTGCAAAATTACAAGAAGTTGCTAAACTCCAAAAAGCTGCTCAAAATAATGTTGGACGAAAGCATTTATTGTCACATGAGTCTAGTGTTGTATTGTCACTACAATCAAAGTTGGCAAATATgtcaaatgaatttaaattagttctTGAAATTAGAACAAAA aatttaaaacatgCCAAATCAAGAAGAGATCAATTTTCTCAAGGAAATAATTTAGCTGCTTTATCAGATTCATCATCCTTAGTTCCAAGGCAAAATTCTCTTTTAATGTCTAGTAATCAATGTGCTATCAACATGGATAATAATGGTGATCAAGATCGTTTACAGCAAGTCACACAACAGACACAAGCAATGGCCGTATATGACAATACT gatcAATATCTGTATAGTAGAGCAGAAACTATGCAAAATATTGAATCAACTATTGTAGAATTGGGTGGAATATTTCAACAACTTGCACATATGGTTAAAGAACAAGAAGAGATGGTTGAGag AATTGATTCCAATGTTCAAGATGCTGAACTAAGTATTGAAGCAGCACATACTCAAATATTACGTTACTTTCAATCAGTAACTTCCAATCGAtggttaatgataaaaatatttggtattttaatatttttttttatattttttgttgtatttgttTCTTAA
- the LOC114132766 gene encoding putative E3 ubiquitin-protein ligase UBR7: MSESEGNSFNENEEDQVVGLVEYINDQNAEIEQANLILEASESDSCTYSQGYMNRQALYACLTCTEKDKLPGAVCLPCMYQCHEDHDLVELWTKRNYRCDCGSDKLTSECQLEPLKPEANDRNIYNQNFKGLYCICQRPYPDPENTDEMIQCIVCEDWFHSKHLGTKDMNPDDYSEMICSDCTSKLSFLPAYNHLIVTDDSVQKIEKGDESEDIDVVDTVKDSQDNAENELNIAPKDKISENAKAGTSSEENCKLLNAKDPKKIIGSSFWVEGWRQQLCTCSTCIELYKKEGVPFIVDQQDTLQAYENKSRERMMAKEKQSEDGLSKALSSMDRVAAVELAHQYNQFKEELGEWLGSFKGDKVVKVEDVQEFFSGMQARKRARMDDGIPPSFCR; the protein is encoded by the exons ATGTCCGAGTCTGAGGGTAATTCTTTCAACGAAAATGAAGAGGATCAGGTGGTCGGGCTTGTCGAGTATATCAACGATCAAAATGCTGAGATCGAACAAGCCAATCTGATACTTGAGGCGTCCGAAAGTGATAGTTGCACTTATTCTCAG GGATATATGAATCGACAAGCGTTGTATGCATGTTTAACTTGCACTGAAAAAGATAAGTTACCTGGTGCAGTATGTTTGCCCTGTATGTACCAATGCCATGAAGACCATGACTTGGTTGAGTTATGGACTAAAAG gaattATCGATGTGACTGTGGAAGTGATAAGCTAACATCAGAGTGTCAATTGGAAccg ttAAAACCTGAAGCAAATGACCGTAACATttacaatcaaaattttaagggTTTATACTGCATTTGTCAACGTCCATACCCCGATCCTGAAAATACTGATGAGATGATACAATGCATTGTTTGTGAAGATTGGTTTCATAGCAAG catttgggCACCAAAGATATGAATCCAGATGATTATTCTGAAATGATATGTTCTGATTGTACATCAAAATTAAGTTTCTTGCCAGCTTACAATCATTTAATTG TTACTGATGATTCTGTACAGAAAATCGAAAAAGGTGATGAATCTGAG gatATAGATGTTGTAGATACAGTCAAGGATTCTCAAG ataatgctgaaaatgaattaaatattgcaCCCAAGGACAAG atatctGAGAATGCTAAAGCTGGTACTTCTAGTGaggaaaattgtaaattattaaatgcaaaAGATCCAAAGAAAATTATTGGAAGTTCTTTCTGGGTAGAAGGTTGGCGACAACAACTTTGCACATGTTCTACTTGTATT gaattatataaaaaagaaggCGTTCCATTTATTGTTGATCAACAAGATACATTACAagcatatgaaaataaaagccGTGAAAGAATGATGGCCAAGGAAAAACAAAGTGAAGATGGTCTTTCAAAAGCCTTATCATCAATGGATAGAGTGGCAGCAGTGGAATTAGCTCATC agtatAATCAATTCAAAGAAGAATTAGGAGAGTGGCTGGGCAGTTTTAAAGGTGATAAAGTAGTCAAAGTTGAGGATGTGCAAGAATTTTTTTCTGGTATGCAAGCAAGGAAACGTGCTAGGATGGATGATGGAATTCCACCAAGTTTCTGTCGTTAA
- the LOC114132769 gene encoding translocation protein SEC63 homolog, with product MAGQKFQYDESGATFFYFLLSFLALLLVPGTYYWWPRKQKEDPKALASECYCPGCRKKKLVLQSTKPWELMKRTCIKVIIIGGWVLLAFLAYKVSQFDYESASFDPYDILNVPIGTSEKVIKKAYRRLSLIYHPDKETGDEKKFMKLTKAYQALTDDESRKNWEKYGNPDGPGAMSFGIALPSWIVEKENSVWVLGLYALVFMIALPTTVGMWWYKSIRYSGDKVLLETSRMYYYFLHKSNSIPLKRVIMILSASLEFEKKYNSEIVERSSDEYEMPQLIKQLYNFGEKAQKEPPLSYNYSIKARALIHAHLSRLVLKADTLDLDRMYIVKKCPYLIQEMVGVVSQLILLAYAQRVPRLLNIETIENCMKLCPMVVQALWEYKSPFMQLPYITEDHIKHFDNKKKRVRSIQHLAQLKNEDRRSTLKFLSDSQYEDLVKVLGRMPYIDFKVRCEVIDDEATTVYTAGAIVTVTVQLKRRDMRVLFGDDSYADKHHIEPEKNAAKETEKPDKLEKPMSNEDVIENSENVENKELKDDEKEKKATKGIWQQKRQSGKGKKSGNVKKQKATLSASAKKKIKKKEKLEKAKLGDSEIKETEDDKTEDKEKLKDNNVSSDDDSDSDNESSSDASGDESEKTDAEETTDDKKKVSANNDDDDDDDWDKFQSGANKKDRVLEGRTKQSHLVHSPYFPEEKHEYWWVYLSDRKSRTLLTVPYHVTELVDEEEIQLKFTAPRWPGVYVFAVCLRSDSYFGFDQMHDIKLDVKEAPEPLTEHPQWDISDEEDDTKEEDKQSDISEFTTDEDVED from the exons ATGGCCGGCCAAAAGTTTCAGTACGATGAAAGCGGAGCTacgtttttctattttttattgtcgTTTCTGGCTCTTCTGCTGGTACCCGGCACGTATTACTGGTGGCCGAGAAAACAAAAAGAAG ATCCAAAAGCGTTGGCATCTGAATGTTATTGTCCAGGATGCCGAAAAAAAAAGCTTGTCCTGCAGTCCACTAAACCGTGGGAACTGATGAAAAGAACATGCAt aaaagtcATCATTATTGGTGGATGGGTGTTATTGGCTTTTCTTGCCTACAAAGTATCCCAGTTTGATTATGAGAGTGCAAGTTTTGATCCATATGACATTCTCAATGTTCCAATT GGAACTAgtgaaaaagtaattaaaaaagctTATAGAAGGTTGTCATTAATTTACCATCCAGATAAGGAAACtggagatgaaaaaaaatttatgaagcTTACtaaag cTTATCAAGCCTTAACTGATGATGAGTCCAGAAAAAATTGGGAAAAATATGGAAATCCAGATGGACCTGGTGCAATGAGTTTTGGAATAGCATTACCATCATGGATTgtagaaaaagaaaattcagtttgg gtTTTAGGTCTATATGCATTAGTTTTTATGATTGCACTTCCTACTACAGTTGGTATGTGGTGGTATAAATCTATCAGATATTCTGGTGATAAG gtTTTATTAGAGACCTCtagaatgtattattattttttacataagtcAAATTCTATACCTTTGAAACgagttataatgattttaagtgCTTCATTagagtttgaaaaaaagtataatagtgAAATTGTTGAACGATCTTCAGATGAATATGAAATGCctcaa cttataaaacaactttataattttggaGAAAAGGCACAAAAAGAACCACCACtgtcttataattattcaattaaagcTAGAGCTTTGATACATGCACATCTGTCTCGCCTGGTACTTAAGGCAGATACATTAGATTTAGATCGTATGTACATAGTTAAGAAATGTccatatttaatacaagaaaTGGTTGGTGTTGTTTCTCAACTAATTTTACTAGCATATGCTCAAAGAG tgCCTCGTTTGCTTAATATTGAAACTATAGAAAACTGTATGAAACTTTGTCCCATGGTGGTCCAAGCATTATGGGAGTATAAAAGTCCATTTATGCAATTACCATACATTACTGAGGAtcacataaaacattttgacaATAAAAAG aaACGTGTTAGGAGTATTCAGCACCTTgctcaattaaaaaatgaagacaGGCGAAGcacgttaaaatttttatctgaTAGTCAGTATGAAGATTTAGTTAAAGTATTGGGTAGAATGCCCTATATAGACTTTAAAGTTCGTTGTGAAG ttattgatGATGAAGCTACAACAGTCTATACAGCTGGAGCTATAGTAACCGTAACTGTACAGTTGAAAAGACGAGATATGAGGGTATTGTTTGGAGATGATTCATATGCAGATAAACATCATATTGAGCCAGAAAAAAATGCTGCTAAAGAAACAGAAAAACCAGATAAGTTAGAGAAACCTATGTCTAATGAAGATGTTATAGAAAATAgtgaaaatgttgaaaataaagaattaaaagacgatgaaaaagaaaagaaagcAACTAAGGGTATTTGGCAGCAAAAGCGCCAATCAGGAAAAGGTAAAAAAAGTGGAAatgtcaaaaaacaaaaagctaCTTTATCAGCATCagctaagaaaaaaattaaaaagaaagaaaaattagaaaaagcaaaa TTAGGAGATTCAGAAATTAAAGAAACTGAAGATGATAAAACTgaagataaagaaaaattaaaagataataatgttTCATCAGATGATGACTCTGATTCAGATAATGAAAGTTCTAGTGATGCTTCTGGTGACGAATCAGAGAAAACAGATGCTGAAGAAACAacagatgataaaaaaaag gtTTCAGCAAATAATGATGACGATGATGACGATGATTGGGATAAATTTCAATCTGGAGCCAATAAAAAAGATAGAGTACTTGAAGGCAGAACTAAACAATCACATTTGGTCCACTCTCCATATTTTCCTGAA GAAAAACACGAATATTGGTGGGTTTATTTAAGTGATCGGAAAAGTCGTACATTATTGACTGTTCCATATCATGTTACTGAACTTGTTGATGAAGaagaaattcaattaaaatttacagcTCCTAGGTGGCCTGGAGTTTATGTTTTTGCCGTTTGTCTGAGATCGGATTCATACTTTGGTTTTGACCAAATGCATGATATCaaa ttgGATGTAAAAGAAGCACCAGAACCTTTAACAGAACATCCTCAGTGGGATATTTCTGATGAAGAAGATGACACTAAAGAAGAAGATAAGCAAAGTGATATTTCAGAATTTACTACAGATGAAGATGTCgaagattaa